The DNA segment GTTTCGGTCATCCATACCGGCTTATTTCCCGTTGCGTAATTCCAGGTTACCGGATTTTGATTTAAGCCTCTTTTTCCGGTGATCAGCTCTCCGATTTCCACATAACCATGTCCTGCAAGAATATCTACATTGCTCTTATCCATTCCTCCGAGGAAAGTGTTTGCGGTCCCCCATGCTGCATTTTCAGAAGATAATATTTTGGTGGAGCTTAAGCCCTGCTGGTTTAATGCCGGTCTTAAATTATTGGTGATGAATTCTCCAAGGTGAGCAGAATTCCAATAAGAAGCATCCCAGTCGGAAAAGACGTTCTCCGGTTCATTAGAAGGTGAGATCGCATAGAAGTTAATCCCTTCATTTTGATAGGCCTTCGCAAAGCCAGCAAGGTAACGTGCAAAAGCACTCGAGCTCGTATTGAAATTCAAGCCGTTAAACCATTTCCCGCTTTCACTGTTTGGATTGGTTTTCATAGACAATGGCGGCGTCCAGGTACTGGCAAAGGTAATCGGTACCTGATACCTTTCTTTGATTTTCTTTAAGATCCACAATTGCCCTAAATGTTCTTTCTGAACGGCTGTAAGGGCCTGATAAGCACTGCTGTTTACATCCACATCAATGTCTACCCCTGCCGGCTTAACCGTCACTACACCTGTTTGTTGGTTAAAGTCATAAGTATGCAGTACTTTGCCACGCACCATGTTCAGGTGTAAGCCATTCTCACCCCAGAGATAGGACAGAATACTATCCCTTTTCTGCGATTCAAAAAAAGGAACAATCCTGCCGCCGAAGGCACCAAAGCCATCGATTCGCTGATAGGTTTGATCCCAGTTAACGGTAATATCAGCATTTCCGGCAACAGCAGCTGCTGACATTTCTTTTGTTTTCAGACGCGTTGCATCCGACAGCAGATCTTCCGTAGATTTCTGCTTACAGCTTTCTGTAATGGTAAGGGTAGCCATCGCAAAAAGGGCAATTTTCAGGTTTTTGTACTTCATGGGGATTTTCGTTAAGTAACTGGTTTTCATTTACATAAATATATTTCAAGCTTTCCCATTTTTTTAAATGGTTTTTACGCATAAACCGATAGTTTTTTGCGGGGCTACGAAATACATAACGGACATGAAGGAGAAGAGTACTATTGCAAAAAGGGCATTTTGCCAGACTTAACAGAAACTTAATGGAAGGGATATTTTGACTTCAGCCTTTTTAAGGCATTGGTGATTTGATTTTTCACGGTTTGTGAAGAAATGGAAAGTCGCCCGGCAATTTCATTGATAGACAGTTCCTCTTCTCTGCTCATTAGAAATACTTTACGCATCCCAACCGGCATATTTTGTATTTCCAGTTGCAGGTGTTGTGCCGTATCCTTAGAGGCGAATTGCTCAAACAGAGAATGATCAGTTTCGTTGTTCACTTTCAACAGCTCATCATCATGTTTGATGCGAAGCGTTTGACGACGGTTAAGATCAGTAAGCTTATTTTTTAAGATGATGTAAATATATCCGATAAAGGTAGTCGTGATTTTGAGGGTATGACGCTTCAGCCAGATCACCATAAACAGGTCGTGAACCACGTCTTTTGCCTCCTCCCGGTTATTGAGCTTCTTACAGGCAATGGCATATACCACATCCCAATAACGCGCATAAATTTCATTAAATGCTTCATCATTGTCTTGTTTCAGTAAGGCCAGCAATGCCGGGTCTGTCAGCGATTTCAATAAAGGTTGGTCTTAGGTGGTTTATTTGGTGATACCAATATATAAATTAATTGCAAAAGTAAAGGAATAGAAAAATACCTTCGGCATGGGCACCGTTAAGTTTTCATTAAGTTCTCGTCCTTCTTCACCACCTGACGGCATCATCATTTCATTTTAAATGGCCGGATAAATCCCCAAAATTGTTAGGTTTAAAAACAAATGACAAAAGGCAGCCTAAAAACCATCGGAACCGGGATATTATTTTCTATGCTTTGGGCTTCGGCATCTGTAGCTACCAAGTTTGGGGTACAGTCTGCTCCTCCTTTAATTCTGGCAAACATCCGCTTCTTCCTCGCCGGTCTGGTCTTATTGGGGTATTGCTATGGATGGAGCAGAAACAAAATATACCGTCTTCCCAGCGCAACTGAATGGAAACAGCTTGCCATCTTTGGATTGTTGAATACGACCCTTTACCTGGGCTTATATGTCTATGCCATGAAGTTTACTGCGGCTGGGATCGGGAGTCTGGCGGTATCTACCAATCCGTTGCTGATTGTGTTGTTCTCTTCCTGGCTCATCCGACGCAGGCCTACTTCTGCCGAGATATTGAGTATTTTCCTGGGAATGTCCGGAATAGCCTTTGCCACTTATCCTTTACTGCATGATAAAAGCACCAGTTTTTTAGGCATCAGCCTGCTCCTGCTCAGCATGGTGATCGTCTCTTTTGCCAGTGTTTATTATGCCCGGATAAAATGGACCTTACCGAACCTGTTGATCAATGGATGGCAAGTGACCCTTGGTGGATTATTCCTCTTGCCGCTGACCTGTTCTTTTGCTGATTTTCAATCCTTTCATGCCGACCGGACCTTCTGGTATTCGGTGCTCTGGCTCAGCCTGGCCGTCTCTGTGATTGGCCTCATCTGCTGGTTTTACCTGCTAAAACTAGATACGGTAAAAGCTTCCTTATGGCTCTTTCTATGTCCGCTGTTTGGCTTCTTCTACGCCTGGTGGCTAATGGACGAAGCCATCACCTGGTACACCATTTGCGGCACTATTCTCGTGATTTTGGGCCTTTATATCGGGCAGCGCCAGCGACAAAAAAAGCAAACATTATAACCTATATTTTCCGTCGAACACAATAATATATGTTAAAATATGTTAAATAGATATAAATACCCAAGATATGAAAGCGATAAAATTAGTTTTATTTACGGGGGTGATCATCAGAAAACTCGGGTTAACCAAAATCTATTATTGGTTCTATAAGTAATATTTTCATTAAGAACATTATTTGTTAAATGGTATTTCCTACATTGATCCCATTGAGGGATTAATACACTTCATACTATTAACTTATTGACTTATGAATATAAAACTGAAAAGCTATTTTGCTGCTTTGGGGATTATTGCTGCGAGCTATTCTGCACAAGCCCAATCTCCTGCAAAATTTATAGATCCTGCAAATATGGATCTTACCGTAAAACCTGGAGACGATTTCTATAAATATGCGAGTGGTACCTGGATCAAGAACAATCCCGTTCCTGCAAAAGAAACCCGTTGGGGAAGTTTTAATGCCCTTCGTGATTTCAATATCAATGCCGTTAAAGGGCTGGTTGAAGATGCAGCCGCCGACAAATCTGCTCCTGCAGGTTCTGTTAAAAGACGTGTAGGCGATTTCTATACCGCAGCAATGGATAGCATTACCATTGAAAAACTGGGCTATACGCCTATCAAAGCAGATCTTGCGAAGATACAACTGATTAAAGACATCCCGGGTATTCTCGATCATGCCGCTTATCTGCGTACTTCAGGTCTTGCTGCACCTATGTTTAGCTTTTACGTCGGACAGGACAGAAAAAATGTAAACAAATACCTGGCGCAACTTGGACAAGGAGGAACAACCCTGCCCGACCGTGACTATTATTTAAAGGACGACAGCAGGAGTGTAAAAATCAGGGAAGCCTACCAAACCTATATGACTACCCTCTTTACCTTAACTGGGAATAACGCCGCGGAAGCAAAGAAAAAAGCAACCGCTGTAATGGCGATTGAAAAGCAACTCGCAGCAGCACAAATGGCAAGGGTGGAAATGCGCGATCCGCATAAAACCTATAATAAGTTTACCGTTACTGAGTTCAGCAAAACCACTCCGGGATTAGACTGGAGTACCATGCTTCCTAAATTTAAGGTAAAAGGGCAAGATACCATTTTAGTTTCCTCTCCTAAGTTCTTCACGAGCCTGGATGGAATGCTGAAAACGGTCTCTCTTTCAGACTGGAAAACCTATCTGGAATGGAATATTTTAAAATCTGCCGCACCTAACTTAAGTTCTCCTTTTGTGAATGCAAACTTTGCCTTTACACAGGCACAAAGCGGACAAAAAATACAAACACCAAGATGGCAAAGGATGTCTCAGCTTACAGACGGAACGATAGGCGAACTCTTAGGCCAGCTTTACGTGGCTAAATACTTCAAGCCTGATGCCAAAGTACGCATGACGGAACTGATCAGCAACCTTAGAAAAGCATTTGAAATCCGGATTAAAGGTCTGGACTGGATGAGCGACGTCACCAAAGGAAAAGCATTGGAAAAACTGAATGCTTTTGTGCCAAAGATCGGTTATCCTGAAAAATGGAAAACCTATGATGGCCTAACAATTGGCCGCACGACCTATTTACAAAACCTGCGCAATTCAGGTGCATGGGCCTATAATGAAATGGTAGATCAACTGGGCAAGCCGGTAGACCGGACCCGTTTCGGCATGACTCCACCAACGGTAAATGCCTATTACAGTCCGACGATGAATGAGATTGTATTCCCTGCCGGAATTCTTCAGTTCCCGTTCTTTGACCCTAACGCTGATGACGCTGTAAATTATGGTGGTATTGGTGCAGTGATCGGACATGAGATGTCGCACGGATTTGACGATTCAGGTAGCCAATATGATAAAGATGGAAACCTGCGCAACTGGTGGACACCGGAAGATAAAGTTAAATTTGAAGCCAAGACCAAGGCATTGGGTGAACAGTTTGATGCCTATACGGTATTGGATACCATCCATGTCATCGGTAAACTGACCATGGGCGAAAATATCGGTGATCTTGGTGGATTAAATGCAGCTTATACCGCATTCAAATTAACCAAACAAGGTCAGTCTGAGGAGAAAATCGATGGTTTTACCCCAGATCAGCGTTTCTTCTTATCCTGGGCTCAGGTATGGAGAGGAAATGTTTTGGATGAAACCGCAGCGCAGTTAATCAAAACTGATCCGCATTCGCCAGGTCCTTACAGAACCATTGGTGCTCCGGTAAATATGGATGCCTGGTACAAAGCATTTGATGTACAGCCAGGTGATAAATTATACAAAAAACCAGAAGACAGAATCAGGATGTGGTAAAACACATTGGCACATAGATATCTTGACTTCTATATATAAAGGCATCATTTTCATGATGCCTTTATGTTTATTTATATTTTTCCTGAAGCTTTTTGCTCAGCTTGGCAAGCACCAGTGCCCTTGATTCGGAAATCCTTCTTTTAAGCTCATCATCCGGCATCACTTCTAAACCATCCACCCTTACCCATTGCCTCTTGGCCATATGAGATGCCTGTTGAATTCCTGCCCTGCCAACCAGCGCATCGAAATCCTCCGGATCACATTTAATAGAAAAGCTTCCCTCTTCTAAAGAGATGATCACAAACATCTTCTCTTCGATCATGAAGCAAAGGTGTCCCCATTTCATCCCTTCGGTAGTTCCGTTTAAAGTCAGACAATATTCTCTGAATGTTTCAATATCCATAATTTGCAAATAATTCCTAAAGCTAATCACCTTTTGAATAAATGCAAGCCCCCCTCCTTCCTACAATTTAAAAAACATTATCTTGCGGCACATCTGTAAAAATGAATAAAATAACCATTACTGCCGACGGCTCGAATACCTTATACAACGAAACTATTGGGGAACATTACCATTCTAAACATGGTGCGTTGCAGGAAAGCAAGCATGTATTTATTGATGCTGGCCTGAAACACGTTGCCGCCAGCCGGAAAGAGATTTCCATTCTGGAAATCGGCTTTGGCACCGGTCTTAATTTTCTGTTAACGCTTGCGCATGCGGTGGAAGAAAACCTTCAGCTCCGCTATACCGGAATAGAAGCTTTCCCTCTGGAAACCGCAGAATTGCAATCCACAGGATACCACCAATACGTTCCCGAAGAAATATGGAACAGCCTGGAAACAAATTACCTTTCCGCATTAAAGGCTCCTGTAGCACTTTTACCCGGGCAACAGTTGTTCATTCCCCATACCACACTCGATCAGTTTCAAAGCGCCGCAGCATTTGACCTGATTTACTTTGACGCCTTTTCTGTGCAGCATCAACCGGAAATGTGGTCTGATGAAATCATTGCACATACCTGTAGTTTTCTTAAACCTGGCGGCACCTTTGTCACTTATGCCATCACAGGAAAATTAAAACGTGCGCTTAAAGCCAATGGCTTTAGCATTGAAAAACTTCCTGGGGCACCTGGTAAAAGGGAAATGCTCAGAGGAACCAAGTTGTAGTTTTAGCATAGGAGTTCAAAACTGCCGGCAGAAAAGTCAGTGGAATGTTTAATTCCTTCATTTCTTTATATTTTCCAGTAAGAAGCTAGATATTGTGGAACAAAATCATCCCAGATGTTGTTGATCTCTGTACGTTCTCCACATCATAATATAGCTACGCAATGGAAAAAAGAAAATTAGGAAATTCAGACTTATTTGTATACCCGATCACCTTTGGTGGTAATGTTTTTGGCTGGACAATAGATCAGGCTAAATCATTCGAAATATTAGATGGCTTCACAGAAGCCGGCTTTAACTTCATAGATACCGCAGATGTATATTCAAAGTGGAAACCCGGAAACTCCGGAGGAGAATCAGAAACCATTATCGGCAACTGGATGCAGGAAAGAAAAAACCGCAGCCAGGTAATCATTGCCACTAAAGTAGGTGCCGATATGGGACATGGGAAATCCCTGTCTAAGCAAAATATCCTCGCGGCTGTAGATGCCTCCCTTAAAAGATTAAAAACCGATTATATCGACCTTTATCAGTCGCATTATGATGACCCTGCTACTCCGGTTGCGGAAACACTGGAAGCTTATGATCAGCTGATCAGAGCAGGCAAAATCCGTTGGATCGGTGCTTCCAATTATTCGGCGGAGCGTTTAAAGGAATCCCTGGAGACCGCGCAAAAGCTCAGTCTTCCGAAATATCAGACCTTCCAGCCAGAATACAATTTATACGCCCGGGAAGGATATGAAAAAGAACTGGAGCAAGTGGCCACAGAATACCAGCTAGGCGTGATCAACTATTACGCACTTGCCAGTGGCTTTTTAAGCGGAAAGTACCGTTCTGAGGCTGACTTAAATAAAAGTCAGCGGGGCGGCGGAATGAGCCAGTACTTAAATGCAAGAGGATTTAAAATACTGAAAGCTTTAGATGAAGTTTCGGAGCAATACAATGCTTCTCCCGCAAGTGTGGCCCTGGCCTGGCTGATTGCCCGTCCTTCGGTAACAGCTCCAATTGCCAGCGTAACTAGCTTAAGTCAGTTGGAAGACCTGAAAAGAGCCGCTGCTTTAAAATTAAACATAGAAGATATTGCCATATTAGATCAGGCAAGTGACTGGAAATAAGCCATTCTTCTTTGCTTAAAAAGGAATATATTTAAAATATTAATGCCCTGCCGAATAATAATTGGCAGGGCATTTGTCTTTATGTGTAAATTACCTTTAATTTAAAACCTGGAAAAACCCTATGAAGAACCTCTCCACACAACCTTTTACCACCAAACTGGCGATGGTGCTGTTCTCCATCATCTGTGTTGGATACCTGGCCATTTTAGGTCAGACTTTGCTTGCTCCATTGCTGACTTCCTTTTTACTTGCGGTACTGTTGCTGCCTATGGCTAATTTTCTGGAACAGAAATGGCGCTTCAAAAGGAGTATGGCTTCCATCGTGTCGGTGGTGATTATGATTGCCGTAATTTCCGGAATCCTTTACTTTCTGGCGAACCAGCTGACCGATCTATGGCAGGATTGGCCACTGTTGAAGAAACAGGGGGAAACCTCTTTTCATGAACTGCAACATTGGATCTCTTCTACTTTTGGCGTAAATGCACAGAAGCAAATTGAATATGTGAAAGACGGCGCTTCCAAAGCACTATCTACCAGTGCTACCGTACTGGGTGCGACTTTACTGACCCTCTCCTCATCCCTTTTGTTCTTGTTTTTCCTTTTGCTTTTCACCTTTTTCCTGCTCAATTACCGCAAGGTCTTGTTCAGCTTTCTGACCTCCGTATTTGAGGAGGAACATACAGAAAAGGTAGGTGAAATTGTAAGACGCATTCAATACATTATAAAAAAATACATTACCGGTCTGTTTTTACAGATGCTCATTGTGACCATCATGATGATGCTTGTCCTTTGGGCATTGGGCGTAAAATATGCCGTATTGTTGGGCTTAATTGCAGGGATTTTTAACATCATCCCTTACATCGGTATTTTCAGTGCTTTACTCATCAGTGTGCTCATCACCTTTGCTACGGCAGGGGCGGCGAAAGTATTGCTTGTGATCGTGGCTTTTGCAGCAGTACATGCGGTTGACGGAAATATCCTTATGCCATTGGTGGTCGGTTCAAAGGTTAAAATCAATGCGCTATTTGCTTTCATCGGCATTGTGGTAGGAGAAATGGTCTGGGGAATCTCAGGAATGTTTCTCTGTATCCCCTACCTCGCGATGTTAAAGATCATTTTTGACAAGGTGGATTCTTTGAAACCATGGGGAGTCCTTCTTGGAGGTGAGGATAAACCACATAAAAAACGAAAGATTTACCGGATTACCAAGAACATCAAATTAGAAGAACAGGAATAAGGTTATGCGTGAAAACAGGTCGCCCCATATATTAAGTACCTCAGCAAATTTGCTGGGTTTATGTTTCATTGTACTGACCTCCATCAAGGTGTCAAAGATGCAGGATGTGACGTTGATCGATGAGACGACCGCAATGGCAATCATCCTGTTTATGACCAGCTGTCTTCTTTCTTTTCTCTCGATGAGAAGGAAACAGGGAAGTAACGACCGGTTGGAGAAAATAGCCGACATCATCTTTTTATCCGGTCTGATTGTTCTTTTTTTAACCACAATGATGATTACCTTTAACGTCAT comes from the Pedobacter sp. FW305-3-2-15-E-R2A2 genome and includes:
- a CDS encoding glycoside hydrolase, whose protein sequence is MKTSYLTKIPMKYKNLKIALFAMATLTITESCKQKSTEDLLSDATRLKTKEMSAAAVAGNADITVNWDQTYQRIDGFGAFGGRIVPFFESQKRDSILSYLWGENGLHLNMVRGKVLHTYDFNQQTGVVTVKPAGVDIDVDVNSSAYQALTAVQKEHLGQLWILKKIKERYQVPITFASTWTPPLSMKTNPNSESGKWFNGLNFNTSSSAFARYLAGFAKAYQNEGINFYAISPSNEPENVFSDWDASYWNSAHLGEFITNNLRPALNQQGLSSTKILSSENAAWGTANTFLGGMDKSNVDILAGHGYVEIGELITGKRGLNQNPVTWNYATGNKPVWMTETSDDGGTYDNSIAGGLKLATSMHKFMAECNVNAFVYWLGMLAIRNNESLICTNGDGSLDFPKTYDVMGQFSRYVRAGYFRFGASVQNNSELKVSAYKDPATGKFSLVVINPGTQQLTTTLHLQGFSAGSLVGYQTTGNNAAHWQQGSPINVAADGSFTLSIPAQSVTTFTGQKN
- a CDS encoding RNA polymerase sigma-70 factor; protein product: MKSLTDPALLALLKQDNDEAFNEIYARYWDVVYAIACKKLNNREEAKDVVHDLFMVIWLKRHTLKITTTFIGYIYIILKNKLTDLNRRQTLRIKHDDELLKVNNETDHSLFEQFASKDTAQHLQLEIQNMPVGMRKVFLMSREEELSINEIAGRLSISSQTVKNQITNALKRLKSKYPFH
- a CDS encoding DMT family transporter — translated: MTKGSLKTIGTGILFSMLWASASVATKFGVQSAPPLILANIRFFLAGLVLLGYCYGWSRNKIYRLPSATEWKQLAIFGLLNTTLYLGLYVYAMKFTAAGIGSLAVSTNPLLIVLFSSWLIRRRPTSAEILSIFLGMSGIAFATYPLLHDKSTSFLGISLLLLSMVIVSFASVYYARIKWTLPNLLINGWQVTLGGLFLLPLTCSFADFQSFHADRTFWYSVLWLSLAVSVIGLICWFYLLKLDTVKASLWLFLCPLFGFFYAWWLMDEAITWYTICGTILVILGLYIGQRQRQKKQTL
- a CDS encoding M13 family metallopeptidase, with product MNIKLKSYFAALGIIAASYSAQAQSPAKFIDPANMDLTVKPGDDFYKYASGTWIKNNPVPAKETRWGSFNALRDFNINAVKGLVEDAAADKSAPAGSVKRRVGDFYTAAMDSITIEKLGYTPIKADLAKIQLIKDIPGILDHAAYLRTSGLAAPMFSFYVGQDRKNVNKYLAQLGQGGTTLPDRDYYLKDDSRSVKIREAYQTYMTTLFTLTGNNAAEAKKKATAVMAIEKQLAAAQMARVEMRDPHKTYNKFTVTEFSKTTPGLDWSTMLPKFKVKGQDTILVSSPKFFTSLDGMLKTVSLSDWKTYLEWNILKSAAPNLSSPFVNANFAFTQAQSGQKIQTPRWQRMSQLTDGTIGELLGQLYVAKYFKPDAKVRMTELISNLRKAFEIRIKGLDWMSDVTKGKALEKLNAFVPKIGYPEKWKTYDGLTIGRTTYLQNLRNSGAWAYNEMVDQLGKPVDRTRFGMTPPTVNAYYSPTMNEIVFPAGILQFPFFDPNADDAVNYGGIGAVIGHEMSHGFDDSGSQYDKDGNLRNWWTPEDKVKFEAKTKALGEQFDAYTVLDTIHVIGKLTMGENIGDLGGLNAAYTAFKLTKQGQSEEKIDGFTPDQRFFLSWAQVWRGNVLDETAAQLIKTDPHSPGPYRTIGAPVNMDAWYKAFDVQPGDKLYKKPEDRIRMW
- a CDS encoding MmcQ/YjbR family DNA-binding protein, which produces MDIETFREYCLTLNGTTEGMKWGHLCFMIEEKMFVIISLEEGSFSIKCDPEDFDALVGRAGIQQASHMAKRQWVRVDGLEVMPDDELKRRISESRALVLAKLSKKLQEKYK
- the mnmD gene encoding tRNA (5-methylaminomethyl-2-thiouridine)(34)-methyltransferase MnmD, yielding MNKITITADGSNTLYNETIGEHYHSKHGALQESKHVFIDAGLKHVAASRKEISILEIGFGTGLNFLLTLAHAVEENLQLRYTGIEAFPLETAELQSTGYHQYVPEEIWNSLETNYLSALKAPVALLPGQQLFIPHTTLDQFQSAAAFDLIYFDAFSVQHQPEMWSDEIIAHTCSFLKPGGTFVTYAITGKLKRALKANGFSIEKLPGAPGKREMLRGTKL
- a CDS encoding aldo/keto reductase; translated protein: MEKRKLGNSDLFVYPITFGGNVFGWTIDQAKSFEILDGFTEAGFNFIDTADVYSKWKPGNSGGESETIIGNWMQERKNRSQVIIATKVGADMGHGKSLSKQNILAAVDASLKRLKTDYIDLYQSHYDDPATPVAETLEAYDQLIRAGKIRWIGASNYSAERLKESLETAQKLSLPKYQTFQPEYNLYAREGYEKELEQVATEYQLGVINYYALASGFLSGKYRSEADLNKSQRGGGMSQYLNARGFKILKALDEVSEQYNASPASVALAWLIARPSVTAPIASVTSLSQLEDLKRAAALKLNIEDIAILDQASDWK
- a CDS encoding AI-2E family transporter, with the translated sequence MKNLSTQPFTTKLAMVLFSIICVGYLAILGQTLLAPLLTSFLLAVLLLPMANFLEQKWRFKRSMASIVSVVIMIAVISGILYFLANQLTDLWQDWPLLKKQGETSFHELQHWISSTFGVNAQKQIEYVKDGASKALSTSATVLGATLLTLSSSLLFLFFLLLFTFFLLNYRKVLFSFLTSVFEEEHTEKVGEIVRRIQYIIKKYITGLFLQMLIVTIMMMLVLWALGVKYAVLLGLIAGIFNIIPYIGIFSALLISVLITFATAGAAKVLLVIVAFAAVHAVDGNILMPLVVGSKVKINALFAFIGIVVGEMVWGISGMFLCIPYLAMLKIIFDKVDSLKPWGVLLGGEDKPHKKRKIYRITKNIKLEEQE